ATCGGGTGTCTGGATGTCCCGACCAGGGGTGAGATGTACATTGACGGCCGCAGCGTCAAAGAGATGACCGACGACGAACTTACCGAGCACCGCCGCGACCGCATCGGTTTCATCTTCCAGAAGTTCAACTTAATCGGTCTTTTGACCGCGTATGAAAATGTTGAGTATCCGATGATTCTCAAGTACGGCAAGCGTGATGATACCGGCAGACCAAAGGAGCTGCTTGCAAGTGTCGGCATTGATGAGCAGAAAATGACCCACACACCGTTTGAGCTCTCCGGCGGTCAGCAGCAGCGGGTGGCAATTGCCCGTGCCCTTGCAAATGATCCGGCTCTTCTCCTCTGTGATGAACCGACCGGTAACCTCGACTCAAAGATGAGTGAACAGATCATGGAGCTGCTCCGCGATTTAAACAGCCGGGGCAGAACGATCATCATGGTGACACACGATCCGCATACGGCAACGTATGCGGATCGCATCATCGTCATCCGCGACGGCGAGATCGTTGACGAATAACCCCTCCCCTCTTTTTCCCTCCCGAACAAAAACATTGAAGTGTCATCCGTGCTAACATGTAGCACACATGTTCGGAAAACAGATCCGTATGGAAAGAATAGTAGACCGCAACTCGGGCAGAGTTGTCATTGTCCCCCTGGATCACGGTATCTCCATGGGGCCTATTCCCGGTCTTATCGATATGCGTGAC
The nucleotide sequence above comes from Methanocorpusculum vombati. Encoded proteins:
- a CDS encoding ABC transporter ATP-binding protein, with product MTDQETPVVELRDVYKVYHMPAGDVHALNGVTFSVMPGEFVAIMGPSGSGKSTLMNMIGCLDVPTRGEMYIDGRSVKEMTDDELTEHRRDRIGFIFQKFNLIGLLTAYENVEYPMILKYGKRDDTGRPKELLASVGIDEQKMTHTPFELSGGQQQRVAIARALANDPALLLCDEPTGNLDSKMSEQIMELLRDLNSRGRTIIMVTHDPHTATYADRIIVIRDGEIVDE